One window of the Clostridia bacterium genome contains the following:
- a CDS encoding HIT domain-containing protein — translation MDYLWTPWRYAYVTNADNATCCIFCDKLKQDDERNYIVYRGQHCFIMLNAYPYTAGHVMVVPYQHLDELRKLPEPAALEMMTLTQRMEGVLRDLYKPDGLNVGMNIGKAAGAGVAGHIHMHVLPRWTADANFISVVGETRVLPEALEVTFKRIRERLA, via the coding sequence ATGGACTACCTTTGGACTCCGTGGCGCTACGCCTACGTCACCAACGCCGATAACGCGACATGCTGCATCTTCTGCGACAAGCTAAAGCAGGATGACGAACGCAACTACATCGTTTACAGAGGCCAGCACTGTTTCATTATGCTCAACGCCTACCCGTATACCGCCGGCCATGTGATGGTCGTTCCCTACCAACACCTCGATGAACTCCGTAAGCTGCCGGAGCCAGCCGCGCTGGAGATGATGACGCTGACGCAACGTATGGAAGGCGTGCTGCGCGACCTCTACAAACCCGACGGGCTTAACGTTGGAATGAATATCGGCAAGGCTGCCGGAGCGGGCGTTGCGGGACACATACACATGCACGTGCTGCCACGCTGGACGGCCGACGCCAATTTCATCTCCGTAGTGGGCGAAACTCGCGTATTGCCTGAGGCGCTGGAGGTTACCTTCAAGCGCATTCGCGAGCGGCTGGCCTGA
- a CDS encoding PRC-barrel domain-containing protein — MAHYGTLRDFRFREDVDDIRGADLYGRGDEKLGEIKDVIFDHHSGEIRYAVVDTGGWLSTRTFLVPAERIHSRASHEDDFAVDLTREQVERFPHFDEKSMNNERDWKDYESRYQQAWTSGPVLHKEGSDRTITPEADEMLAGRRGGGKDLGNVDLTPDRLAGVFPDAAPGAGKTRMRPSGISSRAEDTKLPGQSFNNQADTGWRKRDAALENARLREDSDVGFGDIDRTRVPDINAEQLPPSYRETREQMNDEIDLHRPYPVQQGRHRRFETFENHLRRNQVDVTASCRSCDVEKNKAA; from the coding sequence ATGGCCCACTACGGCACTCTGCGCGACTTTCGTTTTCGCGAAGATGTGGATGATATTCGCGGCGCTGACCTCTATGGCCGCGGCGACGAGAAGCTCGGCGAAATCAAGGACGTCATCTTCGATCATCACAGCGGCGAAATCCGTTATGCCGTCGTCGACACAGGCGGATGGCTGAGCACACGGACATTCCTGGTACCTGCCGAACGCATTCACTCGCGCGCCAGCCACGAAGACGATTTTGCCGTGGATCTCACGCGCGAACAGGTTGAGCGCTTCCCGCACTTTGACGAGAAGTCGATGAACAATGAGCGCGACTGGAAGGATTACGAGTCGCGATACCAGCAAGCCTGGACTTCGGGTCCCGTGCTGCACAAAGAAGGAAGCGACCGCACCATCACGCCGGAAGCTGACGAGATGCTGGCTGGCCGCCGAGGCGGCGGCAAAGACCTTGGCAACGTGGACCTCACTCCGGACCGCCTCGCGGGAGTCTTCCCTGACGCAGCTCCGGGTGCTGGTAAAACCAGAATGCGCCCGAGCGGAATCTCTTCACGCGCGGAAGACACGAAGCTCCCCGGCCAATCATTCAACAACCAAGCAGACACAGGTTGGCGCAAACGCGATGCCGCACTGGAGAACGCCAGGCTTCGCGAAGACAGCGACGTTGGTTTTGGAGATATCGATCGCACCCGTGTGCCGGACATCAATGCGGAGCAACTGCCGCCCTCGTACAGGGAAACGCGGGAGCAGATGAATGACGAAATTGACCTGCATCGCCCATACCCGGTTCAGCAGGGCCGTCATAGGCGGTTCGAGACTTTCGAAAACCATCTTCGTCGGAATCAAGTCGATGTCACTGCGAGCTGCCGAAGCTGTGACGTGGAGAAAAACAAGGCAGCGTAG
- the ligA gene encoding NAD-dependent DNA ligase LigA, with product MPAATKDFERKIEDLRDKIRYHEHRYYVLDDPELSDAEFDRLINELKALEAEYPDMVTPDSPTQRVGGKPREGFVKVQHSTPMLSLDNAYNEGELREWSRRVEELSGRKTVEYVCELKLDGLSMALRYAPSVRDGASTQFLQGITRGDGSIGEDVTANLRTVRSVPLAVMPATLKKAGLPKEFEVRGEVIMPTRSFERMNEDRERQGLAKFANPRNAAAGAVRVLEPNITAQRRLDFFAYFLLVDGRVFSDKQEHALRALQEAGFKVNPNHKLARGIDEVWNFISESEAGRDKLPYEIDGIVVKVNETALWQRLGFTGKAPRWAIAYKYAARSGVTRVEDILVQVGRTGKLTPVAALAPVLIGGTTVTRATLHNQDEIERLGVRIGDWVMIERGGDVIPKVVKVVEDKEHPRGQNGFHMPERCPVCGGHVVRAAGEADFRCVNANCPAKLRESILHFASRGVMNIEGMGDALVDQLAERGLVRNVADVYDLSKDKLLTLERMGAKSAQNVLDEIDRSKKLPLERVIFGLGIRFVGERTAEFLAEHFGSMDALIEAATDADEQKSIQELQQVQEVGPRIAASIREFFGEQHNIELVKRLRDAGLTLTGVKKERGTALAGKTFVLTGTLQRHSRDAAKRLIEDAGGKVSGSVSKKTSYVVAGEEAGSKLDKAGELGVPIIDEAQLEKMLGGSLSS from the coding sequence ATGCCTGCGGCTACGAAGGACTTTGAACGGAAGATTGAGGACCTGCGCGACAAGATCCGTTACCACGAGCACCGCTATTATGTGCTCGATGATCCGGAACTCAGCGACGCCGAATTCGACCGTCTCATCAACGAACTAAAGGCGCTGGAGGCTGAGTACCCGGACATGGTGACGCCGGATTCGCCTACGCAGCGCGTGGGCGGCAAGCCGCGCGAAGGCTTTGTCAAAGTCCAACACTCCACACCCATGCTCTCGCTCGACAACGCCTACAACGAAGGTGAGCTGCGGGAGTGGTCGCGTCGAGTAGAGGAACTGAGCGGACGCAAGACGGTGGAGTACGTTTGCGAACTGAAGCTCGACGGACTTTCGATGGCGCTACGTTACGCTCCGAGTGTCCGCGACGGCGCGAGCACTCAGTTCCTGCAAGGGATAACTCGCGGCGACGGCTCCATCGGTGAAGACGTCACGGCGAATCTGCGCACGGTGCGCTCTGTGCCGCTGGCGGTGATGCCTGCCACGCTGAAGAAGGCGGGACTCCCGAAGGAGTTCGAGGTGCGCGGCGAAGTCATCATGCCCACGCGCTCGTTTGAACGCATGAATGAAGATCGCGAGCGGCAGGGGCTTGCGAAATTTGCCAATCCGCGCAATGCCGCCGCTGGTGCGGTTCGCGTGCTGGAGCCGAACATCACGGCACAGCGCCGACTGGATTTCTTCGCTTACTTCCTGCTGGTGGACGGTCGAGTTTTCTCCGATAAGCAGGAACACGCTCTTAGGGCGCTGCAGGAAGCTGGCTTCAAGGTCAATCCGAATCACAAGTTGGCACGCGGTATTGATGAAGTCTGGAACTTCATCTCTGAGTCGGAAGCCGGGCGCGACAAACTACCGTATGAGATTGATGGAATCGTCGTTAAGGTGAACGAGACCGCGCTATGGCAGCGACTAGGCTTCACGGGCAAGGCGCCTCGGTGGGCGATCGCCTACAAGTACGCTGCGCGTTCAGGCGTTACCCGCGTCGAAGACATTCTTGTGCAGGTTGGGCGCACGGGGAAGCTGACACCTGTGGCAGCACTGGCGCCAGTCTTGATCGGCGGCACGACGGTCACGCGAGCGACCTTGCATAACCAAGATGAGATTGAGCGTCTGGGCGTGCGCATCGGCGATTGGGTGATGATCGAGCGCGGCGGCGACGTCATCCCAAAAGTTGTGAAGGTTGTGGAAGACAAGGAACACCCGCGCGGACAAAACGGTTTCCACATGCCCGAGAGATGCCCCGTTTGTGGCGGCCATGTCGTGCGCGCAGCGGGTGAAGCTGACTTCCGCTGCGTGAACGCAAACTGCCCGGCCAAGCTGCGCGAAAGCATCCTGCACTTTGCTTCTCGCGGAGTGATGAACATAGAGGGCATGGGCGACGCACTGGTCGATCAGCTTGCCGAACGCGGGCTGGTAAGGAACGTCGCGGACGTTTACGACCTGAGCAAAGACAAGCTGCTCACGCTGGAACGCATGGGCGCAAAGTCAGCGCAAAACGTTCTCGATGAGATAGACAGATCGAAGAAACTGCCGCTGGAGCGAGTCATTTTTGGACTTGGCATACGCTTTGTTGGCGAGCGAACGGCCGAGTTCCTGGCAGAGCATTTCGGTTCCATGGATGCGCTGATCGAAGCTGCGACGGATGCGGACGAGCAGAAAAGTATCCAGGAGTTGCAGCAAGTTCAGGAAGTGGGACCGCGCATCGCTGCCAGTATTCGCGAGTTCTTTGGCGAGCAGCACAACATCGAATTAGTGAAACGCCTTCGCGATGCCGGGCTTACGCTCACCGGCGTGAAGAAGGAGCGCGGCACGGCGCTGGCCGGAAAGACTTTTGTTCTCACCGGCACGCTGCAGCGGCACTCGCGTGACGCAGCCAAGCGTCTGATCGAAGACGCCGGAGGCAAAGTGAGCGGCTCGGTAAGTAAGAAGACCAGTTACGTAGTCGCTGGCGAAGAGGCCGGTTCGAAGCTGGACAAAGCAGGCGAGTTGGGCGTGCCGATCATCGACGAAGCGCAACTGGAGAAGATGCTGGGCGGTTCGCTGTCTTCCTGA
- a CDS encoding VTT domain-containing protein: MNTLKHILGQYKDFIMTVLAPLGGPWAILAIAMVDSAFFGIPLDPVIAYYVHKEPQHFLLFAVLGAAGSAIGSLVPYIIGYKGGEAFLVKRLGQRKFKRIHGMSEKYGDLALIVPAMMPPPTPFKLFVFSAGILEMYWPHFLLAIFTGRLARFAILSALTIQFGPQIVDLTQRMVREHLGVTAAIVAAVVVLVWVLLRWRRGRVPSLEEV, from the coding sequence GTGAATACTCTTAAGCACATCCTCGGGCAATACAAAGATTTCATCATGACCGTGCTCGCCCCTTTGGGCGGGCCGTGGGCGATACTCGCCATTGCCATGGTAGATTCCGCATTTTTTGGAATCCCTCTCGACCCCGTCATCGCATACTACGTACACAAGGAACCGCAACACTTTCTGTTGTTTGCCGTGTTGGGTGCCGCTGGTTCGGCGATAGGGAGCCTCGTGCCTTACATCATCGGGTACAAGGGGGGAGAAGCTTTCCTGGTCAAGAGGCTCGGGCAGCGTAAATTCAAACGTATTCACGGGATGTCGGAGAAGTACGGCGATCTAGCGTTGATCGTCCCGGCGATGATGCCTCCGCCCACGCCATTTAAGCTTTTCGTTTTTTCCGCAGGCATTCTGGAGATGTATTGGCCTCACTTCCTGCTGGCCATCTTTACCGGACGTCTGGCGCGTTTCGCCATCCTGTCAGCGCTTACCATTCAGTTTGGTCCGCAGATCGTGGACCTGACGCAGCGCATGGTTAGGGAGCATCTGGGTGTGACTGCTGCCATTGTTGCCGCAGTCGTTGTGCTGGTATGGGTGCTGCTGCGCTGGCGCAGAGGCCGGGTTCCGAGCCTCGAAGAGGTGTAA
- a CDS encoding DUF6448 family protein: MRLKILRSVFALTLFFVPQFAAAHCDSVSGPVVVDARVALKTGDLTPMLKWVAPDSERELRAAFERASAVRDASPEVRELGETYFFETAVRLHRASEGQPYTGLKSAEAVTPTIAAFDQALERGNADKVIDSLVSEVRHQLTLRFNEAKTRKAEAAHSVQDGRKYVRAYVQLMHYSEMLQPPAHDEHAKAEGAEAAAHKHE; this comes from the coding sequence ATGCGTTTGAAAATCCTGCGCAGCGTTTTTGCACTTACCCTCTTCTTCGTGCCGCAATTCGCGGCAGCACACTGTGACTCTGTCTCTGGGCCGGTGGTGGTCGACGCACGTGTTGCCCTGAAAACCGGCGATTTAACCCCAATGCTGAAGTGGGTGGCACCCGACAGCGAGCGTGAACTTCGGGCGGCTTTCGAGCGTGCATCAGCAGTCCGCGATGCAAGCCCTGAGGTACGTGAGCTTGGCGAAACGTACTTCTTTGAGACGGCCGTGCGCCTGCATCGCGCGAGCGAAGGCCAGCCGTACACGGGTCTTAAATCGGCCGAAGCAGTCACTCCGACAATTGCTGCTTTCGATCAGGCACTCGAGCGCGGCAATGCCGACAAAGTCATTGATTCCCTGGTGAGCGAGGTACGCCATCAGCTCACGCTTCGCTTCAACGAAGCGAAGACCAGAAAAGCCGAAGCAGCACACTCCGTCCAGGATGGTCGCAAATACGTGCGGGCTTACGTGCAATTAATGCACTACTCCGAAATGCTTCAGCCACCGGCGCACGATGAGCACGCCAAAGCGGAAGGTGCGGAAGCCGCGGCGCATAAACACGAGTAG
- a CDS encoding site-2 protease family protein, producing MSDPIPPIASHEVLPHEVYVIQPRRRHYQLHLFLLLTTFFTTLVVGARLQSNFLQNLPAFSTADDALPLFPLQWIVEEPGRLLLGLPFSLTLMGILLAHEMGHYLYCREYDVYATLPFFIPAPTLIGTLGAFIRIQSPIRSRAALFDIGIAGPIAGFVVAVPVMIVGLMLSKPLNGAPASEIEFGFPLVFWVAHAILAPVFPNTAVPLDHLYLHPVAVAAWVGMFATALNLLPGGQLDGGHLVYAVAPRAHKWVTRAAMLLLVPMAILNWVGWLIWAVLLGVSGMRHPNVPVWPDLNRSRRRLAVLALVLLLVTIVPAPFKHSAFLDLFR from the coding sequence ATGTCCGATCCTATCCCGCCGATCGCCTCGCATGAGGTTCTGCCGCACGAGGTTTACGTCATCCAACCCCGACGGCGGCACTACCAGTTGCACCTGTTCCTTTTGCTCACAACGTTCTTTACCACGCTGGTAGTCGGCGCGCGGCTACAAAGCAACTTTCTCCAGAACCTGCCAGCGTTTTCCACTGCCGACGACGCACTGCCGTTGTTCCCGCTGCAATGGATTGTCGAGGAGCCAGGACGGCTGCTGCTCGGACTGCCATTCTCACTGACGCTGATGGGCATCCTGCTGGCGCACGAGATGGGTCATTATCTCTATTGCCGCGAGTACGACGTCTACGCCACGCTGCCATTCTTCATCCCAGCGCCGACTCTCATCGGTACGTTGGGGGCATTTATCCGAATCCAGTCGCCCATAAGGTCGCGGGCCGCGCTATTCGACATCGGCATCGCCGGACCAATTGCCGGATTCGTCGTGGCGGTTCCCGTCATGATCGTAGGGCTTATGCTGTCGAAACCACTCAACGGCGCGCCCGCTTCCGAAATCGAGTTCGGGTTTCCTCTAGTCTTCTGGGTCGCCCACGCAATCTTGGCGCCAGTGTTTCCGAACACGGCCGTTCCGCTAGATCACTTGTACCTGCACCCCGTGGCGGTTGCCGCGTGGGTGGGCATGTTCGCCACGGCTCTGAACCTTCTGCCTGGGGGACAACTGGATGGCGGACACCTGGTGTACGCCGTAGCGCCGCGCGCGCACAAGTGGGTCACCCGCGCAGCTATGCTGCTGCTTGTTCCGATGGCGATTTTAAATTGGGTAGGTTGGCTCATCTGGGCAGTCCTGCTGGGCGTAAGCGGGATGCGCCATCCGAATGTCCCTGTGTGGCCTGACCTGAACCGCTCGCGGAGACGCCTGGCAGTTCTTGCGTTGGTGCTGCTGCTTGTCACCATCGTCCCCGCGCCCTTCAAGCACTCGGCTTTCCTGGACCTTTTCCGCTAA
- a CDS encoding HU family DNA-binding protein encodes MIKLDIINEVVNKTGVTKTKAEAAVETVFESMKKALAHGDRIELRGFGVFNVRPRKTGIGRNPRTGAEVNIPPGKAVRFKPGKELQSID; translated from the coding sequence GTGATCAAGCTGGACATCATCAACGAAGTGGTTAACAAAACCGGAGTTACGAAGACCAAAGCCGAGGCGGCGGTCGAGACCGTTTTCGAGAGTATGAAGAAAGCCTTGGCGCACGGCGACCGCATCGAACTGCGCGGTTTCGGCGTCTTCAACGTTCGTCCGCGGAAGACCGGCATCGGACGCAACCCGCGCACGGGTGCGGAAGTCAATATTCCCCCAGGCAAAGCCGTACGCTTCAAGCCGGGCAAAGAACTACAGTCGATCGACTAA
- the dcd gene encoding dCTP deaminase: MSIKSDRWIRKNALEHDMINPFSEKQVREGVISYGLSSYGYDLRVADEFKIFTNVNSAIVDPKHFDERSFVTVQSDCCIVPPNSFALARSIEYFKIPRDVLTICVGKSTYARCGIIVNVTPFEPEWEGFVTLEISNTTPLPAKVYANEGLCQILFFQSDEACETSYADKKGKYQNQKGIVLPKL, from the coding sequence ATGTCGATTAAGAGCGACCGTTGGATCCGCAAGAATGCACTCGAACACGACATGATTAACCCATTCTCGGAGAAGCAGGTCCGGGAAGGCGTCATCTCCTACGGTCTCTCGTCCTATGGATACGACCTGCGCGTCGCGGACGAGTTCAAAATCTTCACCAACGTCAACAGCGCCATTGTGGACCCGAAGCACTTCGACGAGCGCTCGTTCGTGACCGTCCAGTCGGACTGCTGTATCGTTCCGCCGAACTCGTTTGCCCTGGCACGCTCGATTGAGTACTTCAAGATTCCGCGCGATGTGCTCACGATCTGCGTTGGCAAATCGACGTACGCGCGTTGCGGAATCATCGTGAACGTCACGCCCTTCGAACCGGAGTGGGAAGGCTTTGTGACCTTGGAGATTTCAAACACGACGCCGCTGCCGGCGAAAGTCTATGCCAACGAAGGTCTCTGCCAAATTTTGTTCTTCCAGTCAGACGAAGCCTGCGAGACCAGTTACGCCGACAAAAAAGGGAAGTACCAGAACCAGAAGGGAATCGTGTTGCCGAAGCTCTAG
- a CDS encoding RNA chaperone Hfq: MDSTAAAYAPEPDGFGNRKLIRPSLTREHARTAEAAVERRERAERSPSASTKKTTPPEQTHAENFYYQKQMQSKTPMVVVLNDGEELHGVIEWYDKYCIKLTRAGGQSNLLVYKPSIKYMYKENEQNGRK; encoded by the coding sequence ATGGATTCAACCGCTGCCGCTTACGCACCTGAACCGGATGGATTCGGGAACCGTAAACTGATTCGGCCTTCGCTGACCCGCGAACACGCTCGAACAGCAGAGGCAGCGGTGGAACGTCGCGAACGCGCCGAACGCTCGCCCTCGGCCTCAACAAAAAAAACAACCCCGCCCGAACAGACGCACGCCGAGAACTTCTACTACCAGAAACAAATGCAGTCAAAGACGCCAATGGTGGTGGTGTTGAACGACGGCGAGGAACTGCACGGAGTCATCGAGTGGTACGACAAGTACTGCATCAAGCTGACGCGCGCAGGCGGCCAATCCAACCTGCTTGTTTATAAGCCCAGCATCAAATACATGTACAAAGAGAACGAACAGAACGGCCGCAAGTAG
- a CDS encoding DNA polymerase III subunit delta', producing MGFSEFHGNAEVVGRLREMLARDRFPHAVILTGPRGAGKYTLAQMVAKAMNCLNRPQRGELFGGGTDEAEVLPDFCGECTNCVRIAQADRLEERCAEAVEARENLRETDKKETRILIQTHPEVLVIPPDPPQMMIKVDQVRHVTANIYYRPAEGGHRVFIFTDAAFMKEAANALLKVLEEPPDYATIFLLAENATALLPTIRSRCITLHLAPLPAEEIERDLAHRIEWNPKQRALVARLAAGAVGRARSFDLNAYLAARNDALTLLRTALNAEKSGRGADADHSALFRTTESYRAGAEGKGKTDQMISTLYNLLQDIMFLKSKTPDLVRNIDIAPELEAMAQSVDFGWISRAADRVGDVQTGMRRNLLRSLSLDALAFSLETE from the coding sequence ATGGGTTTTTCTGAGTTCCACGGCAATGCGGAAGTAGTGGGTCGCTTGCGCGAGATGCTGGCGCGCGACCGTTTCCCTCATGCGGTCATCCTCACCGGGCCGCGTGGCGCGGGCAAGTACACGCTTGCGCAGATGGTCGCGAAGGCGATGAACTGCCTCAATCGGCCGCAACGCGGAGAATTGTTCGGCGGAGGTACCGATGAAGCCGAAGTGCTTCCAGACTTCTGCGGCGAGTGCACCAACTGTGTGCGAATCGCTCAAGCCGACCGCCTGGAAGAACGCTGCGCAGAGGCCGTGGAAGCTCGCGAAAACCTCCGCGAGACAGACAAAAAAGAAACGCGCATCCTGATCCAGACGCACCCGGAAGTGCTCGTCATTCCCCCTGACCCGCCACAGATGATGATCAAGGTGGACCAGGTCCGGCACGTGACGGCGAACATCTATTACCGCCCAGCGGAAGGCGGACACAGGGTATTCATTTTCACCGACGCGGCATTTATGAAGGAAGCCGCGAATGCGCTGCTAAAAGTCCTGGAAGAGCCTCCGGATTACGCGACGATATTCCTGCTGGCAGAGAACGCGACGGCGCTGCTGCCGACCATTCGCTCGCGTTGCATCACGCTGCATCTCGCGCCATTACCCGCGGAAGAGATCGAGCGCGATCTGGCACATAGGATCGAGTGGAACCCCAAGCAGCGCGCACTTGTCGCACGGCTCGCTGCGGGAGCCGTTGGCCGCGCCCGCAGCTTCGACCTGAACGCCTATCTTGCGGCCCGCAACGACGCCCTGACGCTGCTCCGCACCGCGCTGAACGCCGAGAAGTCTGGTCGTGGAGCGGACGCCGACCACTCGGCGCTCTTCCGCACAACGGAAAGCTATCGTGCGGGCGCCGAGGGCAAAGGCAAGACCGACCAGATGATCTCCACGCTATACAACCTGCTGCAGGACATCATGTTCCTGAAATCGAAGACGCCTGACCTCGTGCGCAATATCGATATTGCGCCGGAGTTGGAAGCAATGGCGCAATCGGTTGACTTCGGCTGGATCAGCCGCGCAGCTGATCGTGTCGGCGATGTCCAAACCGGGATGAGACGCAATCTGTTGCGTTCGCTCTCGCTGGACGCGCTGGCGTTCTCGCTCGAAACCGAGTGA